A window of Candidatus Eisenbacteria bacterium genomic DNA:
GGATTCGCGCATCTCCCAGAGATCGTTGTTCACCACCGTCTCGAAGGCGCCACCGGAGCCGGCGACCCACCATTGGCGCGTCTGGCTGAACCCGAGGCCCAGGGTGCAGCGGAAGACGTAGAGCGTCGTGCTCGTCGTCGCCCCGAAGACGGTTGTCGAGGTGGTGCTGGTTGTGCTGGTCACCGTCGTCGGTGGGAGCGACGTGCTCGTGGTGGTCGTGCCGCGGCTCGCACCGGCGCATTGCATGGTCCCGTGCTGATTCGAGCAGATTCCGGAGCAGCATTGGGCGGCGCTCGTGCATGGCGTCAGCACCGGCTGGCATGCCGTGGTCGTCGTCGTTCCGGCGACGATGGTCGTGGTGACGGTCGTCGAGGTGTCGACCGTGGTGGTGGTCGTAACGGTCGTCGAGTCGGCGACGGTGGTGGTTGTCGTGGTGGTCACGGTCGTCGAGGTATCGGAGGTGGAGGAGGTGGTGGTCGTGGTCGCGATCACGGTCGTCGAGGTGTCGGTGGTGGAGGAGGAGGTGGTGGTGGTCGCGATCGCGGTCGTCGAGGTGTCGGAGGTCGAGGTCGAAGAGGAGGTGGAGGAGCTCGAGGACGTGGACGTGGAGGAGGACGTGGTGACCGTCGTCGATGGGAGTGACGTCGTCGTTGTGGTCGTGGCGCGGTTCACGCCGGTGCATTGCATGGTCCCGTGCTGATTCGCGCAGACACCGGAGCAGCATTGGGCGCCGCTCGTGCACGGCGTCAGTGCCGGCTGGCAGGTCTGTGCGGGCGCCTGCGTGCGCAGCGCGAGGAGCAGGGCGGCGGCGAACAGCCTACGGGTGATCATTGGATCTTCCTCATCATGCTTCGATCGGAGAACACCGTTTCCCTACGGTGGTGCGCCTGTGCGCGAACGTCCCACGTCCGGCCAGGGCTTGTCTAGGCGCCTCGGTGCCAATCTTGGTGTCGGGTTGGGTGGGGCCCCGACTCGAACCGGCACCCTCCTAGGCACCTCGCAAGCGGAGGCGAACGGGTTCAATTTCCAAGGTGGCGCTGCGATGATCCACGTGCCGATCCCCGCGAACTAACTATGCGGAAGGACAACGACGGCGATCCCCGTGTGCGACCAGCGCGTTACCGCACCAGTCGTCGGCACAGATGAGGCTCCGATGGGCGCGTCCTCCCGGCCCGACGCCCCCCCTTACGCCATCGGGGCACGACGCAGACCATCAACGTCCGCGCGACACGCGGAGCCGCGCGTAGAAGGTGTCCGTGACGCCATCGGTCTGCGACACGAGCGTCTGGGTCCACACGGCTCCGAAGCCGTTCCTGCCGATCGGGACGAGCCCGAAGTAATCTCCCAGGGGGAAAGCGCCGGGAGAAGGGGCGGGGCGAAGGTCGAAGGGCCCGGCCACGTGCGTCTCCGACCACGTCGTCCCTCCGTCGTGCGAGTGTCGGAACCACAGGTCGGTCGTCAGCTCCTGGTCGCCCGGCACGTCGTTGCGGAAATCGAAGTACGTCACGCCGACGAGGCCAGTGGGGGATACCGCAATCGTCGGCTTGAAGGCCTGCGTCGTCTCGACCGCGACCGGGCCCGGGTCCGTCCACGTGAGGCCCCCGTCGACCGACTTGACGAACAGGATTCGGGAGGACGACGTCGACTCGATCAGATGCCACGCCACGTAGAGGGCTCCATCGGCGCCGACGGCCACGCTCGCGACCTGCCAGGAATTGCCACGTCCGAGCCCCGTCCCACTGTCTGGGTCGGTCAGAACGTTCGCCGGGATGTCCGCCACGTGGATCGGATCCGACCAGGTGTCGCCCTGGTCCGTCGAACGAGCCACCCACACGCCGGTTGGGCCGACCGGGCCCGACAGTGGGTTCGCGACCCGGACCTGATCGAAGACGTCGACGAGCGTTCCATCGGGCAGCACACGGATCTGGCTCGCGATGGGATCCAGGTCCGCCT
This region includes:
- a CDS encoding sialidase family protein; translated protein: MRRLQFGVLIAIGGLLLPTLVIPTPARAAKARVRVLREISGPSPFAPDGCGLGTTDQGAEYTPELMVNPVRRRNLIAIYSQDDEISTVVSASRDGGRRWTQVLVPGLSRCTGGTYSNAFDPDVAIGPDGIAYLSSAVSEGNPSSWSLLVNASTDGGFSWSDPVTIDRQGPFPFAAVDLPVITANPYVPRTAYLVWNQILFLQLRSPQLFSRTTDGGTTWTPPAMIPITPQADLDPIASQIRVLPDGTLVDVFDQVRVANPLSGPVGPTGVWVARSTDQGDTWSDPIHVADIPANVLTDPDSGTGLGRGNSWQVASVAVGADGALYVAWHLIESTSSSRILFVKSVDGGLTWTDPGPVAVETTQAFKPTIAVSPTGLVGVTYFDFRNDVPGDQELTTDLWFRHSHDGGTTWSETHVAGPFDLRPAPSPGAFPLGDYFGLVPIGRNGFGAVWTQTLVSQTDGVTDTFYARLRVSRGR